The nucleotide window AGGAGCTTGACTTCTGGGGCCGTTGCTACCGGCAGAACCGGCAGCGGCGCGGGCAGCAAGGACCTGCCTAACAGGTTAGCCGTAAGCAGGATCAGCAGCCCCGCTACGCTGGCCGGCCACCAGGTTTTCCGGTGCGGAGGTTGCCTCATGCCGTTAAGGCGGCCACAATCTCACTCATAGGCAACAACCGCTCCTGACCGGTACTTAACTCTTTAAGCTTGAAATGACTGGCGGCACGCTCCTCGGGGCCTTGCAGCAGCACGTAGGGAATGCCCTTGGCGTCGGCGTACTTGAACTGCTTGCCCAGCTTGGCCTCATCGGGGTACAGCTCGCTGGGGATGCCGGCCTCGCGCAGCTGGCGCAGCACGGGCAGCATCAGGCGGGCCGATTCGGCATCGAAGGAAGCCAGCAGGCAGCGCGTGGTAGTCGCCACGGCTTCGGGGAACAAATTCAGCTCATCCAGGCAGTCGTAGAGCCGGTCTACGCCGAAGGAGAAGCCCACGCCCGACACGCCCGGCAGCCCGAAGGCGCCCGTGAGGTTGTCGTAGCGGCCGCCGCCGCTCACGCTGCCCATGTTCACGTTGTTGATCTTGATTTCGAAGATGCAGCCGGTGTAATAGGAGAGGCCGCGGGCCAGCGTCGGGTCGAACTCAAGGTGGCCGAACTGTGTGAAGCCAAAATCCTGGAGAAGCTGCTGCACCTGCTGTAGCTCCTGCAGGCCTTTGTAGCTGCCATCGGTTTCGGTGGGCACGTTGGCGGCGGCAAAGGCGGTTTGCAGCTGACTTAGCTTCTCGCCAAAAGAGCCCTGCACCCCCAGCAGCCCGAACAGCCGCTCCACCGAAGCTTCCGAGAAGCCACGTTCCAGCAGCTCCCGCGTTACGCCGTCCTGCCCGATTTTGTCGAGCTTGTCGATGGCCGTGAACAAGTCCACTTCCGT belongs to Hymenobacter sp. J193 and includes:
- the hisS gene encoding histidine--tRNA ligase, with protein sequence MSVQKPSIPQGTRDFGPAVVARRNYIFGVIRRVFEKFGYAPLETPTMENLSVLTGKYGDEGDQLLFKVLNSGDFLNKKNAAVTPEDLEAGSKKVLPKIAEKGLRYDLTVPFARYVVMNRGTLTFPFKRYQIQPVWRADRPQRGRYREFYQCDADVVGTDSLLCEAEIVLMMSEVLNTLGLTEHTIKINHRRVLGAFYQALGGEGTEVDLFTAIDKLDKIGQDGVTRELLERGFSEASVERLFGLLGVQGSFGEKLSQLQTAFAAANVPTETDGSYKGLQELQQVQQLLQDFGFTQFGHLEFDPTLARGLSYYTGCIFEIKINNVNMGSVSGGGRYDNLTGAFGLPGVSGVGFSFGVDRLYDCLDELNLFPEAVATTTRCLLASFDAESARLMLPVLRQLREAGIPSELYPDEAKLGKQFKYADAKGIPYVLLQGPEERAASHFKLKELSTGQERLLPMSEIVAALTA